A single genomic interval of Antechinus flavipes isolate AdamAnt ecotype Samford, QLD, Australia chromosome 1, AdamAnt_v2, whole genome shotgun sequence harbors:
- the ARPC3 gene encoding actin-related protein 2/3 complex subunit 3 — MPAYHSSLMDPDTKLIGNMALLPIRSQFKGPAPRETKDTDIVDEAIYYFKANVFFKNYEIKNEADRTLIYITLYISECLKKLQKCNSKSQGEKEMYTLGITNFPIPGEPGFPLNAIYAKPANKQEDEVMRAYLQQLRQETGLRLCEKVFDPQSDKPSKWWTCFVKRQFMNKSLSGPGQ, encoded by the exons GCGTACCACTCCTCTCTCATGGACCCTGACACCAAGCTAATTGGAAACATGGCCCTCTTGCCCATTAGGAGTCAATTTAAAGGACCAGCTCCAAGAGAAA CAAAAGACACAGATATTGTGGATGAAGCTATCTATTATTTCAAAGCCAATGTCTTCTTCAAAAACTATGAAATTAAG AATGAAGCTGATAGAACATTGATCTACATAACTCTTTACATTTCTGAATGCTTAAAGAAACTCCAGAAG TGCAACTCAAAAAgccaaggagagaaagaaatgtataCATTGGGAATCACTAATTTTCCTATCCCTGGAGAGCCGGGTTTTCCTCTTAATGCCATTTATGCCAAACCTGCAAATAAGCAAGAAGATG AAGTGATGAGGGCCTACTTACAGCAGCTGCGGCAAGAGACGGGCCTGAGGCTTTGTGAGAAGGTCTTTGATCCTCAGAGTGACAAACCAAGCAAG TGGTGGACTTGCTTTGTGAAGAGGCAGTTCATGAACAAGAGTCTTTCAGGGCCTGGGCAGTGA